CTGCTGCGTGACCAGGGAGTACGGTCCTGTGGAGCGAGCATGAATCTTATTATCTACCAGATGGTGCAACTTGAGCATATACATAACACCGACTGTCACCTTATTATCAAACTTATCTCCGGTAAGACCATCGTACAAAGTGGATTGTCCTACCTCGTCCACTCCGGCTTCTATGAGCATGTTACGTATCTCCGCCTCTGTGGCACCATCAAAGACCGGTGTGGCCATATGAATGCCGTGGCCGTACTTTCGTATCTTATCAATCAGCTCATCATCCGAGAGGCCGTCGGTTATTGCGGTATACTCCTCCTCGGAGTAAATTGTCTGGAGGCGATCCTTGACCTGCTCAACCTCAAAAGCAAGGGCCAGCTTTTGGATCTGCTCCCCTAGGCGTTTAGCCGCAAAACCGAGATGACACTCCAGTACCTGCCCGACGTTCATACGCGAGGGAACACCCAGCGGATTCAGGACCACATCAACAGTGGTTCCATCGGCAAAAAAAGGCATATCCTCTTCTGGCAGCAGTCTGGAAACTACACCCTTATTTCCATGCCGTCCGGCCATCTTATCGCCCACAGCCAACTTACGCTTGGTGGCGACATAGATCTTCACCATCTTGACGACCCCCGGAGGCAGATCATCACCTTTTTCCATCCTCGCGACAATACCTTCATAGCGTTCGCGAACGGCTTGAGCTTGACGGGAGTAGTTATTAAAAACATTCTCCAGATCATCCTCGTATTTAGCCCTTTCTGAAAAATCAAGGCCGCGCAGCTGATCAAACTCCACTGCATCCAGACTTTCTTCAGTTATTTTTTTGCCAAGAGGAAGGATCACATGCCCTTCTGCATCAAGGATGTCCTTTTTCGCTGTCCGGTTCACTATCAGGTCGCATAATTTTCTCCGAACCCCATTTTTCAGGCTGCTGAGCTCAGCCTCAATATCCCGATTCAGGCGGCTGACTTCCTGTTCCTCAATCATCAGACTGCGCTCGTCTTTATCTACGCCTTTGCGAGAAAAGACCTTTGCGTCAATAACCACACCCTCTACACCGGGAGGTACTCTCAGCGACGTATCCTTTACATCGCCTGCTTTTTCCCCGAAAATAGCCCGTAGAAGTTTTTCCTCAGGTGACAGCATAGTCTCCCCTTTCGGGGTTACCTTACCGACCAGCATATCGCCAGCATGAATCTCCGCACCGATCTGAATAATTCCCGAGTCGTCAAGATTGCGCAGAGCCTCATCGCCTACATTCGGAATATCACGAGTTATGTCTTCCTTGCCCAATTTTGTGTCACGAGCCACCACATCAAATATCTCAATGTGTACCGAGGTAAAGGTATCCTCTTTGAGCAGACGCTCATTAATCAGAATGGAGTCCTCAAAGTTGTACCCGCGCCAAGGCATAAAAGCGATGGTCACATTTTTTCCCAGAGCAAGCTCACCCATCTCGGTGGAAGGGCCATCCGCCAGCACATCGCCTTTTTTCACCCGCGTACCGGGCAAAACCAGCGGCTTCTGGTTAAAACAGGTATTCTGGTTTGTCTTTTTATACTTTGAAAGGCGGTAGACACCGATTCCGGTATCAAATCCGGCTGTGCCTGGCTCATCGTAACGAATCACCACCCGGTTAGCATCAACCTCCTCCACCACGCCGTCACCGCCAGCCAACAGACAGGCTCCTGAATCCTGAGCCAAATTTTTCTCAACCCCTGTTCCGACAAGGGGAGAGGCCGGTTTAAGGAGCGGTACGGCCTGACGCTGCATATTGGATCCCATCAAGGCCCGGTTGGCATCGTCATTTTCCAAGAAGGGTATCAAGGAAGCTGCAACAGAAACCAGCTGATTCGGGGCAATATCCATCGCCGTTACTTCATCAGAAGAAACCGTCACAACCTCGCCGTCCATGCGAGCAATTAATGTGTCGTCAATAATCGTTCCATCTTCACCCACATGGATATTGGCCGGAGCAACCACATTGCCCTGCTCCTGAAGAGCAGTGTAATCTCTAATTTCATTTGTGACCTTACGATCCTCAACCACGCGGTAGGGGGACTCAATAAAGCCGTAGGCATTTACCTTTGCATAGGTTGCCAACGACACTATAAGTCCAATATTCGGCCCTTCCGGTGTCTCAACCGGACAAATACGCCCGTAATGGGTGGGATGGACGTCCCGTACCTCAAAACCGGCCCGTTCTCGGGTCAAACCACCCGGTCCCAATGCAGACAGACGCCGCTTATGGGTCACCTCGGAAAGGGGGTTGGTTTGGTCCATAAACTGAGAGAGCTGCGAGGTGGCAAAAAACTCTTTCACCGCAGAGGTCACCGGCTTAGGATTCACCAAATCATGGGGCATCAGGGTTTCAACTTCCTGAAGATTCATCCGCTCCTTGATCGCCCGTTCCATACGAACAAGCCCCATCCTATACTGGTTTTCGCAGAGCTCACCGACTGTGCGTACCCGACGATTACCGAGATGGTCAATATCATCACCCTCACGCAGCTCATCCTTGAGTCGAACCAGATGCTTCACACCGAGAACGATATCTTCCTTGGTCAAGGTGCGATGCTCTATCGGCGTATCAAGACCAAGCTTAGAGTTGATCTTGTAACGTCCTACAACGGAAAGATCATAGGTGGCCGGATCATAGAAAAGCTTATTAAAAAACTCCTGAGCAATTTCAACAGTGGGAGGACTGGAAGGCCTGAGTCGTCGATAAATCTCAATCAAGGCTTGATCGCCATCCTTAACTTTATCAACGGCTAAGGTTTTCCTAAAAGCTTCAGAAATGCTTACATTATCTATAAAGAGAACCTCAAAACTGGCGATATTATTCGCCCGTATGGTTTCAATCAGTTCTTCGGTCAGCCGGTCATTGCATTTGGCCAAAACTTCTCCGGTTTCAGGATGAAGCAGATCAATGACCAATACCCGATCAAGAATTTCTTCAGCAGAAAATTCTACGGACTCTATACCAGCCTTTACAATTCTTTTCGCTAGGGCCTTAGAAATTTTTCTCCCTTTTTTCCCAAGCACTTCTCCATCTGCCGGATTCACCAAATCCGAGGTCAGACGCTGACCAATAAAAGTTTCCGGCTGAAACAGAATTCTAAAACCGCTTTCCGTCACTTGAACAGTATCTATGGGATAAAATTCGCGCAGCAACTCCTCATCTGTGTAACCGAGAGCTCTGAGCAAGGTCGTCACCGGAAGCTTACGCCTTCTGTCGATGCGAACATGCAGAACATCTTTTATATCAAATTCAAAATCTAGCCATGAACCACGCACCGGAATAATCCGAGCGGAATACAGGCGTTTATTTGAAATATGGGATTTTCCATTATCATGGGTATAAAAAAGTCCCGGAGATCGCTGAAGCTGATTAACAATAACACGCTCTGTTCCGTTTATTATAAACACACCATCATCGGTCATCAGTGGAAGCGAGCCAAGAAAGACTTCCTGCTCCTTAATGTCGCGGACGGTCTGAACGCCGGTCTCCTCATCAATCTCAAAGGTGATCAGACGGACGGTTATTTTGACAGGGACCTCATAGGTCATCCCTCGTTCGATACACTCGGAGACAGTATATTTATGCTCTCCAAAGGAATAATTCACAAACTCCAAGGTACAGAGTCCGTTGAAATCGCTAATCGGAAAAATATTTTTAAAAATCGCCTGCAGACCAATTTCTTCACGCTGAGATGGATCAACATTCATCTGCAGAAAACGGTCATAGGAGTGCCGCTGCATAGCAATAAGATGCGGTGGTTCTACAAGCTTGCGTGTTTTGGCAAATCCCTTGCGTACTCTTTTCATGATCCCCTCTTGTATACTATCTGCAAAATTCAGCTTTATCAACGAGTTGAATCCTATCCATAACTCTTCCACACCATCGTAGGATACAAATTAAATCGCTGGCCGGTCCACAAACGCAGTAACGCCACGAGGGAGACTTCCCCCATAGCGTTACTAAATAACATCCTGACTGACAAATACTCTCAGCCACAAACAGCTGAAGCTGTCCGGTTACTTGATTTCCACAGTACCACCTACGGCTTCAATCTTTGCTTTGATATCTTCGGCTTCTTCCTTGGTTACTCCTTCTTTGATCGGAGCAGGTACAGCTTCTACCAGGGCTTTCGCCTCTTTAAGGCCGAGTGCGGTAATCCCGCGCACTTCTTTAATAACCTTGATTTTCTGATCACCGGTAACCGTCAGGACAGCATCAAACTCTGTCTGCTCGGCAGCTGCTCCACCTGCTCCACCAGCATCACCAGGCATTGCAGCCATGGCAACCGGGGCAGCTGCGGAAACACCGAATTTCTCTTCCAGTCCTTTTACGAGTTCAGCGACCTCAAGAAGGGTCATTTTCTCTACAAGTTCTATTACCTGTTCAGTAACTTCAGACATTTTTCATTCCTCCAGATATAAAAAAATAGCTTAATTTTCTTTCTGATCTTTTATCGCCTGCAGCGCATAGACCAAATTACTCGGTGCAGCATTCAATGTGCGGACAAGTTTTGTCGGTAGTGCAGCAAGTACGCCGCACAACTGACCAAGCAATTGCTCTTTACTGGGCAGTTTTGACAGAGCAATCACGTCATCGGCACTCAGCATTTTTCCTTCAAAAATTGCTGAACGCACAACCAGTGCCTCATTTTCCTTTGAAAAATCAGCTAAGGCTTTCGCTGATCCCACAGGCTCGTCAAAACTCACCGCGACTGCTGTCGTACCAGTGAAGTCCTGCGTTAACCCCTCAAATTCTGTACCCTGTACAGCCAGTTTAAGAAGGGTATTCTTGGCAACCTGAATCTGCCCTCCCTGCTCACGCAGAGAGACACGAAGTTGCTCAAATTCAGTTACTTTTAATCCGCGGTAATCAGCTACTACTGCGAACTTGGCATTGGCAAAGGTATCTTTCAGCTCATCTACCTTTTTCGCCTTACTTTCGCGATTCAACTGTTACACCTCCTAGAAATTAGGCACGGGATTGTCGCAGAACAACAGGAATGAAATGTGTTATTAATTCTTTCCGAACGCAAAAAGCGAACATAATACGTTTGAAAGGAATTCACTGGTCTCGGCTGGCAACCTAATGATTATTAAACAGAACTGTACCTGCTATCTTTGACCGTCCCAAGCTATAAAAACAACCTTACTCTCAACTCTTGTTAGGAAAATAATTACTTTCCATCTTCAAAACATAATAATTTCACTCCGCCGCCCCAATTACCTGGAAAAAGAGGAGTGAAGAATGAACTAGGCCTTGATTAAGGCACGAACCTGCATTGTGTCAACCTTAACACTAGGCCCCATAGTACTTGACAGGCTTATTGATCGGAGATATATCCCCTTACTTGTCGAGGGCTTCAGCTGTATCAATTTATCAACAAAATGTGCAATATTTGCTACCAGCTTGTCAGATCCAAATGAACGCTTACCGATCAAAGCATGAATCACCCCTGCCTTATCAGACTTAAAATCTACTTTTCCCTTTTTTGTTTCCTGAACAACGCGCTCAATATCAAAGGTAACAGAGCCGAGCTTGGCATTGGGCATCAAGTTTCTCGGTCCTAAAACACGACCGATCTTGCCCACTTCACCCATCATGTCAGGAGTGGCTATTGTTTTATCAAACTCCAGCCAACCTTCTTTAATTTTGTTCACCAAGTCCTCAGAGCCAGCATAATCAGCACCAGCAGCCAAGGCTTCCGCCTCTTTCTCACCTTTAGCAAAAACAAGAACACGCACATCCTTGCCTGTACCATTGGGCAGGATCACTGAGGAACGAACCATTTGGTCTGCGTGCCGGGGATCAATGCCCAAGCGAACCGCAACATCAACAGATTCATCAAATTTCGCACAGCTGTTTGCAAGCAAGAGATTCACTGCCTCTTCCAAAGAGTAGTGCGTTTCTCTATCAATCGCCTCAGCTGCTTTTCGGTACTGCTTACCATGTTTCGGCATAATTAACCTCTATTTGTCTCCCACATCTTTCCAAAGGATCTTTCAAAAA
This genomic interval from Candidatus Electrothrix rattekaaiensis contains the following:
- the rplL gene encoding 50S ribosomal protein L7/L12 → MSEVTEQVIELVEKMTLLEVAELVKGLEEKFGVSAAAPVAMAAMPGDAGGAGGAAAEQTEFDAVLTVTGDQKIKVIKEVRGITALGLKEAKALVEAVPAPIKEGVTKEEAEDIKAKIEAVGGTVEIK
- the rplA gene encoding 50S ribosomal protein L1, with product MPKHGKQYRKAAEAIDRETHYSLEEAVNLLLANSCAKFDESVDVAVRLGIDPRHADQMVRSSVILPNGTGKDVRVLVFAKGEKEAEALAAGADYAGSEDLVNKIKEGWLEFDKTIATPDMMGEVGKIGRVLGPRNLMPNAKLGSVTFDIERVVQETKKGKVDFKSDKAGVIHALIGKRSFGSDKLVANIAHFVDKLIQLKPSTSKGIYLRSISLSSTMGPSVKVDTMQVRALIKA
- the rplJ gene encoding 50S ribosomal protein L10, which encodes MNRESKAKKVDELKDTFANAKFAVVADYRGLKVTEFEQLRVSLREQGGQIQVAKNTLLKLAVQGTEFEGLTQDFTGTTAVAVSFDEPVGSAKALADFSKENEALVVRSAIFEGKMLSADDVIALSKLPSKEQLLGQLCGVLAALPTKLVRTLNAAPSNLVYALQAIKDQKEN
- the rpoB gene encoding DNA-directed RNA polymerase subunit beta; the encoded protein is MKRVRKGFAKTRKLVEPPHLIAMQRHSYDRFLQMNVDPSQREEIGLQAIFKNIFPISDFNGLCTLEFVNYSFGEHKYTVSECIERGMTYEVPVKITVRLITFEIDEETGVQTVRDIKEQEVFLGSLPLMTDDGVFIINGTERVIVNQLQRSPGLFYTHDNGKSHISNKRLYSARIIPVRGSWLDFEFDIKDVLHVRIDRRRKLPVTTLLRALGYTDEELLREFYPIDTVQVTESGFRILFQPETFIGQRLTSDLVNPADGEVLGKKGRKISKALAKRIVKAGIESVEFSAEEILDRVLVIDLLHPETGEVLAKCNDRLTEELIETIRANNIASFEVLFIDNVSISEAFRKTLAVDKVKDGDQALIEIYRRLRPSSPPTVEIAQEFFNKLFYDPATYDLSVVGRYKINSKLGLDTPIEHRTLTKEDIVLGVKHLVRLKDELREGDDIDHLGNRRVRTVGELCENQYRMGLVRMERAIKERMNLQEVETLMPHDLVNPKPVTSAVKEFFATSQLSQFMDQTNPLSEVTHKRRLSALGPGGLTRERAGFEVRDVHPTHYGRICPVETPEGPNIGLIVSLATYAKVNAYGFIESPYRVVEDRKVTNEIRDYTALQEQGNVVAPANIHVGEDGTIIDDTLIARMDGEVVTVSSDEVTAMDIAPNQLVSVAASLIPFLENDDANRALMGSNMQRQAVPLLKPASPLVGTGVEKNLAQDSGACLLAGGDGVVEEVDANRVVIRYDEPGTAGFDTGIGVYRLSKYKKTNQNTCFNQKPLVLPGTRVKKGDVLADGPSTEMGELALGKNVTIAFMPWRGYNFEDSILINERLLKEDTFTSVHIEIFDVVARDTKLGKEDITRDIPNVGDEALRNLDDSGIIQIGAEIHAGDMLVGKVTPKGETMLSPEEKLLRAIFGEKAGDVKDTSLRVPPGVEGVVIDAKVFSRKGVDKDERSLMIEEQEVSRLNRDIEAELSSLKNGVRRKLCDLIVNRTAKKDILDAEGHVILPLGKKITEESLDAVEFDQLRGLDFSERAKYEDDLENVFNNYSRQAQAVRERYEGIVARMEKGDDLPPGVVKMVKIYVATKRKLAVGDKMAGRHGNKGVVSRLLPEEDMPFFADGTTVDVVLNPLGVPSRMNVGQVLECHLGFAAKRLGEQIQKLALAFEVEQVKDRLQTIYSEEEYTAITDGLSDDELIDKIRKYGHGIHMATPVFDGATEAEIRNMLIEAGVDEVGQSTLYDGLTGDKFDNKVTVGVMYMLKLHHLVDNKIHARSTGPYSLVTQQPLGGKAQFGGQRLGEMEVWAMESYGAAYTLKEFLTVKSDDVEGRTSMYEKIVKGNNFLDAGLPESFHVLVKELKGLCLNVELLSTDDN